One Roseimaritima multifibrata DNA window includes the following coding sequences:
- a CDS encoding ABC transporter permease: protein MSATDPTAAMPTTVHSPSGWGAAWMLARREWVRFFRQRNRVTAAVVQPLLFWLLFGTGLRGSFEGAGGQDFIQFFLPGTVALIVLFTAIFATISVIEDRREGFMQAVLVAPVGRWPVLAGKVIGGGAIAWVQAVFFLTLVYAFGTAPLSFSIFPLMLLLAVLALSMCGLGMIVAWPMDSTQGFHAIMMLGLMPMWLMSGAFFPVPAAGEESLAMGQTVLRWVMLANPLTYGLAEMRHLLYPAVDFAEGGFAPDSVTNWIVSVLFMVAMLSIAWYLMRGSKKADLVA, encoded by the coding sequence GTGTCCGCTACGGATCCTACGGCCGCGATGCCTACAACCGTTCATTCTCCGAGTGGTTGGGGGGCTGCGTGGATGCTTGCCCGCCGCGAATGGGTTCGCTTTTTTAGACAACGCAACCGCGTCACCGCAGCTGTCGTTCAGCCCCTGCTTTTTTGGCTCCTGTTTGGAACCGGTTTGCGGGGCTCGTTTGAAGGGGCAGGGGGACAGGATTTTATCCAGTTCTTCTTGCCAGGAACCGTTGCCTTGATCGTCCTTTTTACTGCGATCTTTGCGACCATTTCGGTGATCGAGGATCGCCGCGAAGGTTTTATGCAGGCTGTGCTTGTCGCGCCGGTAGGGCGGTGGCCCGTGTTGGCAGGCAAAGTGATTGGCGGCGGAGCGATCGCGTGGGTTCAGGCGGTCTTCTTTCTTACCTTGGTTTACGCCTTCGGAACCGCTCCTCTCAGTTTTTCAATTTTCCCGTTGATGCTGCTGTTAGCGGTGCTGGCACTGTCGATGTGCGGGTTGGGAATGATTGTTGCCTGGCCGATGGATAGCACTCAAGGGTTTCATGCCATCATGATGTTGGGTCTGATGCCGATGTGGTTGATGAGCGGGGCCTTTTTCCCGGTACCAGCCGCCGGCGAAGAATCGCTTGCGATGGGGCAGACCGTGCTTCGCTGGGTGATGTTAGCCAATCCGTTGACCTATGGATTGGCTGAAATGCGGCATTTGTTGTATCCCGCCGTCGATTTTGCCGAAGGTGGGTTCGCTCCGGATTCAGTAACCAACTGGATCGTTTCCGTCCTGTTCATGGTCGCGATGCTGTCGATTGCATGGTACCTGATGCGGGGAAGTAAGAAAGCAGATTTGGTGGCCTAA
- a CDS encoding cupredoxin domain-containing protein — translation MRRFLLSAALLCFASQLNAGDLKIQFLFDGVVPPPTAINVNRDEAFCGKHGLVDERLVVNPTSKGIKNVVVYVYTGRGGSKLPDQTPKNATHVLANKNCRFEPHIVIAQVGDTLKVTNPDPVGHNASMNFLKNTPQNPMIPSGQEVEVELKESEPAPIPVTCSIHPWMQSRLVVLDHPFAAVSDEDGVLVIKDLPNEELNFRVYVEAADGALDEVDLNGKTVKWKRNRFDVDIKDGMNDMGVVKIKANQIKYGD, via the coding sequence ATGCGCCGATTTTTGCTGTCTGCCGCTTTGCTTTGTTTTGCAAGTCAATTGAATGCGGGCGATTTGAAGATTCAGTTTTTGTTTGATGGGGTGGTTCCGCCCCCCACTGCAATTAACGTTAATCGCGATGAAGCCTTTTGTGGCAAACATGGCTTGGTCGACGAACGCTTGGTTGTGAACCCAACCAGCAAAGGGATTAAGAATGTTGTCGTTTATGTCTACACCGGCCGTGGCGGCAGTAAATTGCCAGACCAGACGCCCAAGAATGCGACGCATGTCCTAGCGAACAAAAATTGCCGCTTTGAGCCACACATTGTCATCGCTCAGGTTGGAGACACCCTGAAAGTCACGAATCCTGATCCCGTTGGCCATAACGCCAGCATGAACTTCCTGAAAAATACCCCGCAGAACCCAATGATCCCTTCGGGGCAAGAGGTCGAGGTTGAATTGAAGGAGAGCGAACCAGCTCCGATTCCAGTGACCTGCAGTATCCATCCTTGGATGCAGTCTCGCTTGGTTGTTTTGGATCACCCATTCGCCGCCGTCAGCGATGAAGATGGCGTCTTGGTTATCAAGGATCTTCCGAACGAAGAACTGAATTTCCGAGTCTACGTCGAAGCGGCTGATGGAGCTTTGGACGAAGTCGATTTGAACGGCAAAACCGTCAAATGGAAACGAAATCGTTTCGATGTCGATATCAAAGATGGAATGAACGACATGGGTGTCGTCAAAATCAAAGCAAATCAAATCAAATACGGCGACTAA
- a CDS encoding protoheme IX farnesyltransferase: MSLAAPSPPIRLHANADTSVVGVDSVLQRESSATRDEEAVAKAHPGLLRDLIVLTKPRIVIMVLVTTGVAAVVAAGWQLSPLVLLHALLGTAAVGASAGTMNQIWERRLDCGMKRTRSRPLPAGRITLFWAVVYCGVLGITGTAYLSWFSGPAPAFFGIATWLTYVLIYTPMKTRTSWNTTVGAVSGALPMMIGYTAAGGDVLGIRGWLLVAVLVAWQYPHFMAIAWMYRREYGEAGFLMTPVVEPTGRSAAAQSVVGAFALLAVLVALVWMTASGWSAVGLSLLMVAVSFGLVRDSIRFAYLKTDASARRMMFASLLQLPSAMIVLVIAALV; the protein is encoded by the coding sequence ATGAGTTTGGCCGCGCCATCCCCACCTATTCGACTGCACGCCAACGCCGACACTTCGGTTGTGGGGGTCGATTCTGTGCTGCAGCGGGAATCCTCTGCCACACGCGATGAGGAAGCGGTGGCAAAAGCCCACCCAGGTCTGTTGCGCGATTTGATCGTGCTGACCAAGCCGCGGATTGTGATCATGGTTTTGGTCACCACCGGGGTCGCAGCGGTTGTCGCTGCCGGTTGGCAGCTTTCTCCGCTGGTCCTTCTGCATGCCCTCCTGGGGACGGCTGCCGTCGGGGCAAGTGCGGGGACCATGAACCAGATTTGGGAACGTCGCCTCGACTGCGGGATGAAGCGAACCCGCTCGCGGCCGCTTCCTGCAGGCCGGATCACGCTCTTTTGGGCCGTCGTTTACTGCGGCGTTCTGGGGATCACGGGAACGGCCTACTTAAGCTGGTTTTCGGGGCCCGCCCCGGCCTTCTTTGGGATCGCCACTTGGTTGACGTATGTATTGATATACACCCCCATGAAAACACGGACCTCTTGGAATACGACCGTCGGGGCCGTTTCCGGAGCCTTGCCGATGATGATCGGCTACACGGCCGCAGGTGGTGATGTGTTGGGGATACGTGGCTGGCTGTTGGTGGCGGTATTGGTCGCTTGGCAGTATCCGCATTTCATGGCAATTGCCTGGATGTATCGCCGCGAATATGGCGAAGCCGGTTTTCTGATGACGCCGGTTGTTGAACCGACCGGTCGCAGCGCTGCGGCTCAGTCGGTTGTCGGCGCTTTCGCGTTATTGGCGGTTCTGGTCGCTTTGGTCTGGATGACAGCAAGTGGCTGGAGTGCGGTTGGATTAAGCCTGCTGATGGTTGCCGTTTCTTTCGGTCTGGTTCGAGATTCAATACGTTTTGCCTACCTGAAAACGGACGCTTCCGCTCGACGGATGATGTTTGCTTCGCTGCTTCAGTTGCCCTCCGCGATGATTGTCCTGGTCATCGCCGCATTGGTGTAG
- a CDS encoding SCO family protein has protein sequence MRTAVHIFLIVVIGLVIGLALRQMRNQSQRQHTVTIKGPDGDIEVVIDEEQPTRVEAPPKPDLPEDANWVREFTLTERSGREVTSESLKGQPYVVSFFFTQCPSICIQQNQALKELADKFAGQDVKFLSISVDAENDTPEALREYAARFGADPDQWLFLTTDDPIYIQRVGAEMFQVSANLQHTERFILMNPEGDMEALYRWSDPRSLKRLEKDLQEMIAANKTAKDAA, from the coding sequence ATGCGAACGGCAGTCCATATTTTTTTGATCGTGGTGATCGGTTTGGTGATTGGGCTGGCGCTCCGCCAAATGCGAAATCAATCTCAGCGGCAGCATACGGTCACAATCAAAGGTCCTGACGGTGACATCGAAGTCGTCATCGATGAAGAACAGCCAACCCGAGTCGAAGCTCCTCCGAAACCAGATCTCCCGGAAGATGCAAATTGGGTGCGAGAGTTCACGTTGACCGAACGGAGTGGCCGAGAAGTCACGAGTGAATCGCTGAAAGGACAGCCCTACGTTGTCAGTTTCTTTTTCACTCAGTGTCCCAGTATTTGCATTCAGCAAAATCAAGCGCTGAAGGAACTGGCCGACAAATTCGCTGGCCAAGATGTCAAGTTCCTGTCCATTTCCGTCGACGCGGAAAACGATACGCCAGAGGCGCTGCGTGAGTACGCCGCCCGCTTCGGTGCCGATCCGGATCAATGGTTGTTTCTGACGACCGATGACCCCATCTACATCCAGCGTGTGGGGGCCGAGATGTTTCAAGTTTCGGCAAACTTGCAGCATACCGAGCGGTTTATTCTGATGAATCCTGAAGGGGATATGGAAGCGTTATATCGCTGGAGTGACCCGCGTTCGTTGAAACGACTGGAAAAAGATTTGCAGGAAATGATCGCGGCCAATAAAACAGCGAAGGATGCTGCCTGA
- a CDS encoding ABC transporter ATP-binding protein, with translation MNGLTSPTSSATHAPASPSSEISPAVIQVAGVEHRYGDRAALQGVDLTVQQGSIFALLGPNGSGKTTLFRLISTLMPLQKGQITVAGAEVRDVIEVRKRIGIVFQSPSLDKKLSVDENIACQAALYGLSGAAFRKRRDEVLQALGLTDRRKEICEKLSGGLKRRVELAKGMLHRPRVLLLDEPSTGLDPGARLDLWEALRSMAAEGMTILLTTHLLEEAEKADQLAILAEGKIIANGTPDQLQAEMGDGLVTIHSEDPEATEKLVQEKLGLKVQRVQQQIRIHSDRPADLVPKLAELLGESARSITVGRPGLEDVFIAKTGHRFWSTSEAQE, from the coding sequence GTGAACGGTTTGACTTCACCAACATCATCGGCGACACATGCTCCCGCGTCGCCGTCATCGGAAATATCGCCCGCGGTCATCCAAGTTGCCGGCGTGGAACATCGTTACGGTGATCGAGCCGCACTGCAGGGAGTCGATCTGACGGTTCAGCAAGGCTCGATTTTTGCATTGCTGGGGCCAAACGGCAGTGGCAAGACCACTCTGTTTCGCTTGATTTCCACTTTGATGCCGCTGCAAAAAGGACAGATCACCGTCGCGGGGGCCGAGGTGCGCGACGTTATCGAAGTCCGCAAACGCATTGGAATCGTCTTTCAGTCGCCCAGCTTGGACAAGAAATTGTCCGTCGATGAAAATATTGCCTGCCAAGCGGCGTTGTATGGATTGTCCGGAGCCGCTTTCCGGAAGCGACGCGATGAAGTCCTGCAGGCCTTGGGTTTGACCGATCGTCGTAAAGAGATCTGCGAAAAACTGTCGGGCGGGCTAAAACGACGCGTCGAATTGGCAAAGGGAATGTTGCATCGGCCGCGAGTCCTATTGCTGGATGAACCGAGCACCGGCCTGGACCCAGGGGCCCGCTTGGACCTTTGGGAAGCCTTGCGTTCGATGGCTGCTGAAGGAATGACGATCCTTCTGACAACCCATCTGCTGGAAGAGGCCGAAAAAGCCGATCAGCTGGCGATTTTGGCGGAGGGCAAAATCATCGCCAACGGAACACCCGATCAGCTGCAAGCCGAGATGGGGGATGGCCTGGTCACGATTCATAGCGAAGATCCTGAAGCGACCGAGAAATTGGTTCAGGAGAAACTAGGATTGAAGGTTCAACGAGTTCAACAACAGATCCGAATCCATAGTGACCGACCGGCGGACTTGGTTCCCAAGTTGGCGGAGTTGCTAGGCGAATCGGCTCGATCGATTACGGTCGGACGCCCTGGATTGGAAGATGTCTTTATTGCCAAGACCGGGCACCGTTTTTGGTCGACGTCGGAAGCACAGGAATAA
- a CDS encoding cytochrome c: MSGSLSNVCRSLVAVGWVGMAVAICLFVAPGCDSQPISFSGNALEKVKQEHVSGADLGQAESDIQAIMQAWFGTPDQPIVPVALQDLVQVDRIERSAGPVSSTEDGEHQGLYREHCAVCHGLNGNGRGPASGLQNPYPRDFRMGVYKFKSTPRGTPPTREDLLATLHRGAPGTAMPTFHSLPESDREALVDYVIYLSVRGMLERQLWQIAAEEFDYDSQPLPPEERLYAAGNEGTDDPAFVQQVAAIDELLLEITQAWLNAPQLALEIPEVPADVGRNVGTAEEEDSELVEIHDASVARGKALFHGQTANCVGCHGPAGKADVATLDFDDWTKDWTTRINITPTDTDAIAPFRAAGALRPRPAKPRNLQLGAFHGGSDPGLLYTRIVNGIDGTPMPAMELVEHPQPVGLTQRQVWDLINYVLSLSPADVAPLASESLVLPESSR, from the coding sequence ATGTCGGGCTCCCTTTCTAATGTTTGTCGTTCACTGGTCGCTGTCGGCTGGGTTGGAATGGCTGTCGCAATCTGTTTGTTTGTTGCTCCAGGCTGTGATTCGCAGCCGATCTCGTTTTCCGGCAATGCCCTGGAAAAAGTGAAGCAAGAACACGTTAGCGGCGCCGATTTAGGGCAGGCGGAATCGGATATTCAGGCGATCATGCAGGCTTGGTTTGGAACGCCTGATCAACCGATCGTCCCGGTCGCTCTGCAAGACTTGGTCCAGGTCGACCGAATCGAACGATCCGCGGGGCCTGTTTCCAGCACTGAAGATGGCGAGCACCAGGGTCTCTACCGCGAACACTGTGCTGTCTGTCATGGTCTGAATGGCAATGGCCGTGGACCTGCGTCGGGCCTGCAGAACCCCTATCCCCGCGATTTCCGCATGGGTGTCTATAAGTTCAAGTCGACGCCGCGTGGAACTCCGCCAACCCGGGAAGACTTGCTCGCCACGCTGCACCGTGGGGCTCCCGGGACCGCGATGCCGACCTTTCATTCGCTTCCCGAAAGCGATCGAGAAGCGTTGGTGGATTACGTGATCTATCTGTCGGTTCGCGGAATGCTGGAACGTCAGTTATGGCAGATCGCCGCGGAAGAATTCGATTATGATTCTCAGCCGCTTCCCCCAGAGGAACGCTTGTACGCGGCTGGAAATGAAGGGACGGACGATCCTGCCTTTGTGCAGCAAGTGGCGGCTATCGATGAATTGCTGCTGGAGATCACTCAGGCTTGGCTCAACGCGCCTCAGCTTGCCTTGGAGATTCCCGAAGTCCCAGCAGATGTTGGTCGCAATGTTGGTACCGCAGAGGAGGAAGATTCGGAATTGGTTGAAATTCACGATGCATCGGTCGCCCGCGGAAAGGCTTTGTTTCATGGTCAGACCGCGAATTGTGTTGGTTGCCATGGACCAGCCGGCAAAGCCGATGTGGCGACTTTAGATTTTGATGACTGGACGAAGGACTGGACCACTCGGATCAATATCACTCCGACCGATACCGATGCGATTGCTCCTTTTCGAGCCGCTGGTGCGCTTCGTCCGCGACCCGCGAAGCCGCGAAATCTTCAGTTGGGCGCCTTTCATGGCGGAAGCGATCCGGGCTTGCTGTATACACGAATCGTTAACGGTATCGATGGGACGCCGATGCCCGCGATGGAATTGGTGGAACACCCGCAGCCCGTTGGTTTAACGCAACGGCAGGTTTGGGATTTGATTAATTATGTGCTGTCGTTGTCACCGGCGGATGTGGCACCGCTTGCTTCCGAATCGCTGGTCTTGCCGGAGTCCAGTCGATGA
- a CDS encoding 4'-phosphopantetheinyl transferase family protein — protein sequence MPKDIAWQLSPLQPADSAYPNRLTKRQREFAAGRSVASELLKTFGVSERVGVNADRSPAWPKGFAGSITHSDHWVWCTVAHRSGYLSVGIDTEPIVDESTAQQLHEQIATETEWQIATIPSLDQCQRFTLVFSAKEAFYKCWYPMMGTVLHPKQIEVCQLDENRITMKRNSDPFQLAIRYLIYGDNVFTATWWREN from the coding sequence ATGCCAAAGGATATCGCCTGGCAGCTATCGCCGCTGCAACCAGCCGATTCAGCCTATCCGAATCGGCTTACAAAACGCCAGCGTGAATTCGCCGCGGGACGATCCGTTGCCTCGGAGTTACTAAAAACCTTCGGTGTTAGCGAACGTGTTGGTGTGAATGCCGACCGCTCACCCGCGTGGCCCAAAGGTTTCGCCGGTTCGATCACCCATAGCGATCACTGGGTTTGGTGCACAGTAGCACATCGTTCTGGGTATCTGTCTGTTGGAATCGATACCGAACCGATCGTCGACGAATCGACCGCACAGCAACTTCACGAACAAATCGCGACCGAAACGGAATGGCAAATCGCCACAATTCCTTCTCTCGATCAATGCCAACGATTCACGCTCGTCTTCTCTGCCAAAGAAGCTTTTTACAAATGCTGGTATCCCATGATGGGAACCGTGCTCCATCCCAAACAAATCGAAGTTTGTCAGCTGGACGAGAACCGAATCACCATGAAACGAAACTCTGATCCGTTTCAACTGGCGATCAGGTATCTCATTTACGGCGACAACGTTTTCACCGCAACTTGGTGGCGTGAAAATTGA
- a CDS encoding COX15/CtaA family protein, whose protein sequence is MSDSAIQTQEDSYRPWLYRWTLLVLGLVWPLVWVGSLVTTQDAGMSVPDWPNTYGDNLFLYPLETWLSGPFDLFIEHGHRLLGALVGFVAIIVVAVAFWTERRRWVQGLAVLGLVLIIVQGILGGMRVVLGDRLLAMTHGCTAPIVFALFTVLAVVTSRWWSQIRSGPSEVDSPTKTEGSASGSDGARSSLKVVRGGWLASVVVIACYFQLVLGAMLRHVSMEATPGGFTHTVAMHVLLAFVIWGLTAILWLRLRGCGEKTLSRPGGALVGLVAVQIALGLTTWVVHYGFPMFQDYGFPARYLVQAKSFWGSFVICGHVATGSLILATAVLLTTRTFRIKHLRRTSS, encoded by the coding sequence ATGAGCGATTCGGCGATACAGACGCAAGAAGATTCCTATCGACCTTGGCTCTATCGGTGGACGCTGCTGGTGCTGGGACTGGTCTGGCCACTGGTCTGGGTCGGATCGTTGGTGACGACTCAAGATGCTGGCATGTCGGTCCCCGATTGGCCAAATACTTACGGAGATAACCTGTTTCTCTATCCACTGGAAACGTGGTTGTCAGGGCCCTTTGATCTGTTTATCGAACATGGGCACCGATTGCTGGGGGCGCTGGTCGGTTTTGTTGCGATCATCGTGGTCGCGGTCGCATTCTGGACGGAGCGTCGTCGCTGGGTCCAAGGCCTGGCCGTTCTTGGCTTGGTGTTGATTATTGTGCAGGGAATTTTGGGCGGGATGCGGGTTGTGCTGGGGGATCGCCTGTTGGCGATGACCCATGGCTGTACGGCTCCGATTGTTTTTGCCCTTTTTACCGTTCTGGCGGTGGTGACCAGTCGGTGGTGGTCGCAGATTCGCAGCGGACCCTCAGAAGTCGATTCGCCAACCAAAACGGAGGGATCGGCATCTGGAAGCGATGGTGCTAGATCGTCCCTAAAGGTGGTTCGTGGGGGATGGCTGGCGTCAGTGGTGGTAATCGCCTGCTATTTTCAGCTGGTCCTGGGGGCGATGCTACGGCATGTCAGTATGGAAGCGACACCGGGCGGATTCACGCATACGGTCGCGATGCACGTCCTGCTAGCCTTCGTGATTTGGGGATTAACCGCGATTTTGTGGCTCCGATTACGGGGGTGCGGCGAAAAGACGCTGTCGCGACCCGGGGGTGCTCTGGTAGGATTGGTGGCAGTGCAGATCGCCTTGGGTTTAACAACCTGGGTGGTCCATTATGGTTTTCCAATGTTTCAGGACTATGGATTTCCTGCTCGATACCTTGTCCAAGCCAAATCGTTTTGGGGTTCGTTTGTCATCTGCGGCCATGTTGCCACGGGATCATTGATCTTGGCGACGGCTGTCCTGTTGACGACGCGAACGTTTCGAATCAAGCATCTGCGCAGGACAAGTAGCTAG
- the purD gene encoding phosphoribosylamine--glycine ligase: MPAESADNSSIPATKKVLIVGNGGREHALAWKLAQSPQVAQVFVAPGNAGTAIDATNVSIEASDKPGIIKFAIENEIAFVVVGPEAPLVDGLVDDLQAAGIRAFGPSAAAAELEGSKVFCKNLLRASNIPTAEYQTFRTASDASRFIKDRYPDSEQDVPVVVKADGLAAGKGVIVCSTRSQALDAINRIAGVREFGEAGDVLIIEERLMGQEASVLAITDGSTIITLPAAQDHKPAYDGDLGPNTGGMGAFCPTPLIDAEMMARIERDILVPVVHAMKRSRRPFRGILYAGLMLTAAGPKVLEFNVRFGDPECQPLLMRMKGDLCEIIEAVIDGRLADVDPPEWDERPSICVVMASEGYPSAYEKGRVIKGLDKAAEMSDVKVFHAGTQNIGTTVINNGGRVLGVTAIGNSISDAKLKAYKAVKEIRWPGAWCRKDISDKAL; the protein is encoded by the coding sequence ATGCCTGCTGAATCTGCTGATAATTCCTCGATCCCCGCCACCAAGAAAGTACTGATTGTTGGGAATGGAGGACGAGAGCACGCTTTGGCATGGAAGCTAGCGCAAAGTCCACAAGTCGCCCAAGTCTTTGTTGCCCCTGGAAATGCAGGGACCGCCATCGACGCCACCAACGTTTCGATCGAAGCGAGCGATAAACCGGGCATCATTAAATTCGCCATCGAAAACGAAATCGCTTTCGTTGTCGTCGGCCCGGAAGCCCCACTTGTCGACGGTTTGGTGGACGACTTGCAAGCCGCCGGGATTCGCGCCTTCGGCCCCTCCGCCGCCGCGGCCGAACTGGAAGGGAGCAAGGTTTTCTGCAAAAACTTGCTACGAGCCTCCAACATCCCGACCGCCGAGTACCAAACCTTTCGGACCGCATCGGATGCCTCGCGTTTCATCAAAGACCGCTACCCCGATTCCGAGCAAGACGTTCCTGTTGTGGTCAAAGCGGACGGATTGGCCGCCGGCAAAGGCGTGATCGTCTGCAGCACTCGGTCCCAGGCACTCGACGCGATCAACCGGATTGCGGGCGTCCGTGAATTTGGTGAAGCAGGCGATGTCCTGATCATCGAAGAACGCTTGATGGGACAAGAAGCAAGTGTCCTGGCGATCACCGATGGCAGCACCATCATTACCCTGCCAGCGGCTCAGGATCACAAACCAGCCTACGATGGCGACCTCGGCCCCAACACCGGCGGAATGGGCGCGTTCTGCCCGACCCCACTGATCGATGCCGAAATGATGGCCCGCATCGAGCGAGACATTTTGGTTCCCGTTGTCCATGCAATGAAACGCTCACGCCGACCATTCCGTGGCATCCTGTATGCCGGTTTAATGTTGACCGCAGCAGGCCCGAAAGTCCTGGAATTCAACGTCCGCTTCGGAGACCCTGAATGCCAGCCGCTACTGATGCGAATGAAGGGCGACCTTTGCGAGATCATCGAAGCGGTTATCGACGGACGGCTTGCGGATGTGGATCCACCGGAATGGGACGAACGTCCCAGCATCTGTGTCGTCATGGCCAGCGAAGGTTACCCAAGTGCGTACGAAAAAGGCCGCGTGATTAAGGGACTGGATAAAGCCGCCGAGATGAGCGACGTCAAAGTCTTTCACGCCGGTACGCAAAACATCGGGACCACGGTCATCAACAATGGCGGCCGTGTCCTTGGAGTCACCGCGATCGGAAATTCCATCAGCGACGCAAAACTGAAAGCCTACAAAGCGGTCAAAGAAATCCGCTGGCCAGGAGCTTGGTGCCGAAAAGACATCAGCGACAAAGCGCTGTAA
- a CDS encoding DUF420 domain-containing protein: MDWLAENLPHATASLNALATILLLLALWQVKRGNIKAHRNLMLTALSVSVLFLGLYLLHKFALLETTGSPNKKFPRDPAVASQGAFIVYLLVLLTHIPLAITVPVLAVWAAILGLKDRRSAHRRLVRWAFPIWLYVSISGVVVYLMLYQIYVPPQ, from the coding sequence ATGGACTGGTTAGCCGAAAACCTACCGCATGCAACGGCTTCGCTAAACGCGTTGGCAACCATTCTGCTGTTGCTTGCCCTGTGGCAAGTCAAGCGTGGCAATATCAAGGCCCATCGTAACTTGATGCTGACCGCCCTTAGCGTCAGTGTCCTTTTTCTGGGGCTGTACCTACTGCACAAATTTGCCTTGTTGGAAACGACCGGATCGCCGAACAAAAAGTTTCCTCGGGACCCTGCGGTTGCGTCCCAAGGGGCGTTCATCGTTTATCTGTTGGTGCTGCTGACTCATATCCCGCTTGCGATCACCGTTCCCGTATTGGCCGTGTGGGCTGCTATCCTGGGACTGAAGGACCGCCGAAGTGCTCATCGACGGCTTGTCCGCTGGGCGTTCCCGATTTGGTTGTACGTTTCCATTTCAGGGGTCGTTGTCTATCTAATGCTATATCAAATCTATGTTCCGCCTCAGTAG